The Microbacter sp. GSS18 genome has a segment encoding these proteins:
- a CDS encoding IS481 family transposase, whose amino-acid sequence MSKHRVVVLKVVSGELSVSAAAAEYGMSRQHLHRLLVRYREGGLDALEPRSRAPLSSPHRTTDRVRERIIVLRLSLSASGLDAGPVTIAWHLTQEGLRAPSTSTIRRILTDANLITPEPRKRPRSSYIRFEAAQPNETWQSDFTHWRLADGTDVEILNWLDDHSRCLLSCTAHIPVTGDDVVHTFLTTIDVHGIPASTLTDNGRVYTARSGGGRNAFEYVLPVLGVRQKNGSPNHPQTQGKIERFHQTLKRWLARQPAPTTLPDLQHQLDRFREYYNHHRPHRALDGHTPATAYNATPKAVPAGSRNPVHYRLRYDKVGDGGKISFRRAGRMHHLGIGTSHAGKRVLALADDHTITVVHLDTGEIIATNTIDPTRGYWRNTQKEPGRWPGSLT is encoded by the coding sequence ATGTCGAAGCATCGGGTCGTGGTGTTGAAGGTCGTCTCGGGCGAGCTGTCGGTCTCGGCCGCGGCCGCGGAGTACGGGATGAGCCGTCAGCATCTGCACCGTCTGCTCGTCCGCTACCGGGAGGGCGGGCTCGATGCGCTCGAGCCGCGGTCGCGGGCCCCGCTGTCCAGCCCGCATCGCACGACCGACCGGGTGCGGGAACGCATCATCGTGCTGCGGCTGAGCCTGTCGGCATCCGGGCTGGATGCCGGACCGGTCACCATCGCCTGGCACCTCACCCAGGAAGGACTGCGGGCACCATCGACCTCCACGATCCGGCGGATCCTGACCGACGCGAACCTGATCACCCCCGAACCACGCAAACGCCCCCGGTCCTCCTACATCCGGTTCGAAGCCGCGCAGCCGAACGAGACCTGGCAATCCGACTTCACACACTGGCGACTCGCGGACGGCACCGACGTCGAGATCCTGAACTGGCTCGACGACCACTCCCGCTGCCTGCTGTCCTGCACCGCGCACATCCCGGTCACCGGCGATGATGTCGTCCACACCTTCCTCACCACCATCGACGTCCACGGCATCCCCGCCTCGACCCTCACCGACAACGGCCGCGTCTACACCGCCCGCTCCGGTGGCGGCCGCAACGCGTTCGAATACGTCCTCCCCGTCCTCGGCGTCCGGCAGAAGAACGGCTCCCCGAACCACCCGCAGACCCAGGGGAAGATCGAACGCTTCCACCAGACCCTGAAACGCTGGCTCGCCCGGCAGCCCGCCCCCACCACGCTCCCCGACCTGCAGCACCAGCTCGACCGGTTCCGCGAGTACTACAACCACCACCGGCCGCACCGCGCCCTCGACGGACACACCCCCGCGACCGCCTACAACGCCACACCGAAAGCCGTTCCCGCCGGCTCCCGAAACCCGGTCCACTACCGGCTCCGCTACGACAAAGTCGGCGACGGCGGCAAGATCAGCTTCCGACGCGCCGGCCGCATGCACCACCTCGGCATCGGAACCAGCCACGCCGGCAAACGCGTCCTCGCCCTCGCCGACGACCACACCATCACCGTCGTCCACCTCGACACCGGCGAGATCATCGCGACCAACACCATCGACCCCACACGCGGCTACTGGCGCAACACACAAAAAGAGCCCGGCCGATGGCCGGGCTCTCTCACTTGA
- a CDS encoding alpha/beta fold hydrolase: MTDRHVVSASGRRLGVTVLGDPAAPRTIALFTPMPGAAGFDPDPLETRRSGVRIVTVDRPGYGGSEPIALGELATFGRHADDVARHLRRAVGAGATVGVVGWGVGGHAAAALAGRHPDLVDRLALVDTPASIRPGDVATPYDPADLCIRPDEPSLSVNAGLGRRVERMLADAALGHGAGFSFDRSALRSRDWAQTLRRIDADTVLLYGSGHPLVSAAVDGARLRRRIRGARVVRVPDAAGLAIGAVWPRILDHVAPASA, translated from the coding sequence ATGACCGACCGACACGTCGTCTCCGCATCGGGACGCCGACTGGGCGTCACGGTGCTCGGCGATCCCGCGGCGCCGCGCACGATCGCCCTGTTCACGCCGATGCCCGGCGCCGCGGGCTTCGACCCGGATCCGCTCGAAACCCGCCGCTCGGGCGTGCGGATCGTCACCGTGGACCGCCCCGGCTACGGCGGATCCGAGCCGATCGCGCTGGGCGAACTGGCGACCTTCGGCCGTCACGCGGACGACGTCGCCCGGCATCTGCGGCGCGCCGTCGGAGCCGGCGCGACGGTCGGCGTCGTGGGGTGGGGCGTCGGGGGGCACGCGGCCGCCGCCCTGGCGGGGCGGCATCCGGACCTCGTCGATCGCCTCGCGCTCGTCGACACCCCGGCGAGCATCCGCCCCGGCGACGTCGCGACACCGTACGACCCCGCGGACCTGTGCATCCGACCGGACGAGCCGTCGCTGTCGGTGAACGCCGGACTCGGTCGTCGCGTCGAGCGGATGCTCGCCGACGCCGCGCTCGGCCACGGCGCAGGCTTCTCGTTCGACCGCAGCGCGTTGCGCAGCCGCGACTGGGCCCAGACCCTGCGGCGGATCGACGCCGACACGGTGCTGCTGTACGGCAGCGGTCATCCGCTGGTGTCGGCAGCGGTCGACGGCGCACGCCTGCGACGGCGCATCCGCGGCGCTCGCGTGGTGCGCGTGCCCGATGCCGCCGGGCTCGCGATCGGCGCAGTGTGGCCGCGCATCCTCGACCACGTGGCGCCGGCGAGCGCCTGA
- a CDS encoding cation:proton antiporter, producing MTIAFGAVLLLAILISGIAHRTVLSTAVLFLLAGFILGSGVTDVIPISAGDSSVSLIAELALFVVLFTDGQRIAVRDLTRAWRLPGRALLLGMPLTFAITAVLGVVLLQLSWPQALLIAAVLAPTDPVLSSAIVGRGEIPGRVRHLLSVESGLNDGLALPIVLVFLTILSGEQTDFGVLALELVGGIVLGIGIPLLVAMLVRIRFLPSTPLYAALTPVAIGCLIYGIAHLTGANPYLAAFSAGMTIASTMPAVRDAFIEFGDYVAEIVKLLALFVFGAVISPAVLADVPALGYVYAVLALVLARPLAVWIALLGSKLPWEEKATAAWFGPKGFASVLYGLLVLESGIVDAEHLFHIIVVVISLSIIAHSSTDVPIARWFARMEQRDREAEHADTR from the coding sequence GTGACCATCGCGTTCGGCGCCGTCCTGCTGCTGGCGATCCTCATCTCGGGGATCGCGCACCGGACGGTGCTCTCGACGGCGGTGCTCTTCCTCCTCGCCGGCTTCATCCTCGGCAGCGGCGTCACCGACGTGATCCCGATCTCTGCGGGCGATTCCTCGGTGAGCCTCATCGCGGAGCTCGCGCTGTTCGTGGTGCTCTTCACCGACGGCCAGCGCATCGCGGTGCGCGACCTCACGCGCGCGTGGCGTCTGCCGGGACGCGCGCTCCTGCTCGGGATGCCGCTGACGTTCGCGATCACGGCCGTCCTCGGCGTCGTGCTGCTGCAGCTGTCCTGGCCTCAGGCCCTGCTGATCGCGGCCGTGCTGGCGCCGACCGACCCCGTCCTCTCGAGCGCCATCGTGGGACGCGGCGAGATCCCCGGTCGCGTCCGGCACCTGCTCAGCGTCGAATCCGGCCTCAACGACGGCCTGGCGCTGCCGATCGTGCTGGTCTTCCTCACGATCCTCAGCGGCGAGCAGACGGACTTCGGCGTGCTCGCCCTCGAACTGGTCGGCGGCATCGTCCTGGGCATCGGCATCCCGCTGCTGGTCGCGATGCTCGTCCGCATCCGCTTCCTCCCGTCCACTCCGCTCTACGCGGCGCTGACGCCCGTGGCGATCGGATGCCTCATCTACGGCATCGCGCACCTCACCGGCGCGAACCCGTACCTCGCCGCCTTCTCGGCGGGCATGACGATCGCGAGCACGATGCCCGCGGTGCGGGACGCGTTCATCGAGTTCGGCGACTACGTGGCCGAGATCGTGAAGCTCCTGGCGCTGTTCGTCTTCGGCGCTGTCATCTCGCCCGCCGTCCTCGCGGACGTCCCGGCGCTGGGCTACGTCTACGCCGTCCTCGCGCTCGTGCTCGCGCGACCGCTCGCGGTGTGGATCGCGCTGCTGGGCAGCAAGCTCCCCTGGGAGGAGAAGGCCACCGCCGCGTGGTTCGGACCCAAGGGGTTCGCGTCGGTGCTGTACGGCCTGCTCGTGCTCGAGAGCGGCATCGTGGACGCCGAGCACCTCTTCCACATCATCGTGGTCGTGATCTCGCTGTCGATCATCGCCCACTCGTCCACCGACGTGCCCATCGCCCGCTGGTTCGCCCGCATGGAGCAGCGCGACCGCGAAGCCGAGCACGCCGACACCCGCTGA
- a CDS encoding glycosyltransferase family 2 protein, which translates to MTTPEPAGATHPLVTAIVPTYNGAETVGRTLESLAAQTWPALEILIGDDGSTDATPQIIEDFAAERDDVRIVRRSANLGWLGNSNDLMSRATGTFSFFAFHDDVVDPTYVERLADALIADESAILSFSDMTVTDVDGTVETRAFDELEGMSSAADRGIVMARRPYDWWVPNRGLFRTSAYERTGGIHRNRSGEYSADWTWLLHLSLLGGFVRVPEVLCHKHYTKRSLSKSWPHDPVQRANLLRSGIDEVLGSSASPRTKAAVAGRLIVRILRAKARRARRAR; encoded by the coding sequence ATGACGACGCCCGAGCCCGCCGGTGCGACGCATCCGCTCGTGACCGCGATCGTCCCCACCTACAACGGCGCCGAGACCGTCGGGCGCACGCTCGAGAGCCTCGCAGCCCAGACATGGCCCGCGCTGGAGATCCTCATCGGCGACGATGGCTCCACGGATGCCACGCCGCAGATCATCGAGGACTTCGCCGCCGAGCGGGACGATGTCCGGATCGTGCGCCGGAGCGCGAATCTGGGGTGGCTCGGCAACTCGAACGATCTGATGAGCCGCGCGACGGGGACCTTCAGCTTCTTCGCGTTCCACGACGACGTCGTCGATCCGACGTACGTCGAACGGCTCGCCGACGCGCTCATCGCCGACGAATCGGCGATCCTGTCGTTCAGCGACATGACGGTGACCGATGTCGACGGAACCGTCGAGACGCGGGCCTTCGACGAGCTGGAGGGGATGTCGTCGGCTGCCGATCGGGGCATCGTGATGGCGCGCCGCCCCTACGACTGGTGGGTGCCCAACCGCGGCCTGTTCCGCACGTCGGCCTACGAGCGGACCGGCGGCATCCACCGCAACCGCAGCGGCGAGTACTCGGCCGACTGGACGTGGCTGCTTCACCTGTCCCTGCTGGGCGGTTTCGTGCGCGTCCCCGAGGTGCTGTGCCACAAGCACTACACGAAGCGCAGCCTCAGCAAGAGCTGGCCCCACGACCCCGTGCAGCGGGCGAACCTGCTGAGGTCCGGGATCGACGAGGTGCTCGGCAGCTCCGCGTCGCCGCGGACGAAAGCCGCCGTCGCCGGACGGCTGATCGTGCGCATCCTGCGCGCGAAGGCGCGGAGGGCGCGCCGGGCGCGCTAG
- a CDS encoding FAD-dependent oxidoreductase, with product MGTPAIPGTGQRAGGAVRRSVRPDRLHARPRARAVSATGTRRVAVLGAGITGSCLAVELARRGADVTVIDRRPSPMAEASRFNEGKIHLGYLYGADPTLRTARHVLPGGLAFAPIMSDLLDADLEPHITPADDLYLIDRDSVVAADAVGAHFDAVSALVRQHPDARRYLVDASAARSERLGPAELAAVASSRITAGFRVPERSVDTGWIADRLADRVLADDAVAFVPGVTVSGVDIDDDGGRATVRGDGFAERFDVVVNALWGGRLAVDQDAGLALPPTWTHRVRWSLFARTSAPLDTPSAVVAIGPFGDVKNYDGTSFYLSWYTAGLVAQGFDVALAEPALPVGPARDAFIDEVRAGLETVLPWIGDVIDSAEEIRVGGGHVFAEGVGSLADPRSGLHRRDRYGVARRGPYWSVDTGKYSTAPWTARRLADEIMELR from the coding sequence GTGGGCACGCCAGCGATACCTGGGACCGGGCAGCGCGCTGGCGGTGCTGTGCGACGGTCCGTACGACCCGACCGACTACACGCTCGACCCCGAGCCCGCGCCGTGAGCGCGACGGGAACCCGGCGCGTCGCGGTTCTCGGGGCGGGGATCACCGGCTCCTGTCTCGCCGTCGAGCTCGCGCGACGCGGCGCGGACGTGACCGTGATCGATCGGCGCCCGTCGCCGATGGCGGAGGCGAGCCGCTTCAACGAGGGCAAGATCCACTTGGGCTACCTCTACGGCGCCGACCCGACGCTGCGCACCGCGCGGCACGTCCTTCCCGGGGGGCTGGCCTTCGCGCCGATCATGTCGGACCTTCTCGACGCCGACCTCGAGCCGCACATCACGCCGGCGGACGACCTGTATCTGATCGACCGCGACTCCGTCGTCGCCGCCGACGCCGTCGGCGCCCACTTCGACGCGGTGAGCGCGCTCGTGCGGCAGCATCCGGACGCCCGTCGGTACCTCGTGGACGCGTCGGCCGCGCGCAGCGAGCGGCTCGGCCCGGCCGAGCTCGCCGCCGTCGCCTCCTCGCGCATCACGGCGGGATTCCGCGTCCCCGAGCGCTCGGTGGACACCGGCTGGATCGCCGATCGCCTCGCCGACCGCGTGCTGGCGGACGACGCCGTCGCCTTCGTCCCCGGGGTCACCGTGTCCGGCGTCGACATCGACGATGACGGCGGCAGGGCGACGGTCCGGGGCGACGGCTTCGCCGAGCGCTTCGACGTCGTCGTCAACGCGCTGTGGGGCGGCCGTCTCGCCGTCGACCAGGACGCCGGTCTCGCGTTGCCGCCGACCTGGACCCATCGTGTGCGCTGGTCGCTGTTCGCACGGACCTCGGCGCCGCTGGACACGCCGAGCGCCGTCGTCGCGATCGGCCCCTTCGGCGACGTGAAGAACTACGACGGCACATCCTTCTACCTGTCGTGGTACACGGCGGGCCTCGTCGCCCAGGGATTCGACGTGGCGCTCGCCGAGCCGGCCCTGCCGGTCGGACCGGCGCGCGACGCTTTCATCGACGAGGTGCGGGCCGGACTCGAGACGGTGCTGCCCTGGATCGGCGACGTCATCGACTCCGCCGAGGAGATCCGCGTCGGCGGCGGTCACGTGTTCGCCGAGGGCGTCGGCTCCCTCGCCGACCCCCGGTCTGGCCTGCACCGTCGCGACCGGTACGGCGTCGCGCGCCGGGGACCGTACTGGTCGGTGGACACCGGCAAGTACTCGACCGCGCCCTGGACGGCCCGCCGGCTCGCCGACGAGATCATGGAGCTGAGATGA
- a CDS encoding FdtA/QdtA family cupin domain-containing protein yields MHVPDATADGPCEECVRIIDVPTFLDDRGALTSAEARDVGFDIARVFVVAGEPGAERGGHAHVRGRQVLMLASGRVAVDVVTHGRAASVTLPDDGRALALEPGVWARQRYLGPGSALAVLCDGPYDPTDYTLDPEPAP; encoded by the coding sequence ATGCATGTCCCGGATGCGACCGCCGACGGCCCCTGTGAGGAATGCGTCCGGATCATCGACGTGCCGACCTTCCTGGACGACCGCGGCGCACTGACCAGCGCGGAGGCGCGCGACGTCGGCTTCGACATCGCGCGCGTGTTCGTCGTCGCCGGAGAGCCCGGTGCCGAGCGCGGCGGGCACGCCCACGTTCGGGGGCGGCAGGTGCTGATGCTCGCGAGCGGTCGCGTCGCGGTCGACGTCGTGACCCACGGACGCGCGGCGAGCGTGACGCTGCCCGACGACGGGCGGGCTCTCGCGCTGGAGCCGGGCGTGTGGGCACGCCAGCGATACCTGGGACCGGGCAGCGCGCTGGCGGTGCTGTGCGACGGTCCGTACGACCCGACCGACTACACGCTCGACCCCGAGCCCGCGCCGTGA
- the helR gene encoding RNA polymerase recycling motor ATPase HelR, whose product MTPTVFELPPEQTAKAAPTMIEADARRFAAIADALDRQSDALAARLDALRRAPGGAGQHALERDLEIHQLSARLRMLRRFGLDLCLGRIVPDIGEPLYIGRFGLTDDEGGQLLVDWRTPAAEPYFAATYSNPMGLLSRRRYRWSGGRVRDYWDEVFTAEGLETDAALDAESAFIASLGASRSARMRDVLSTIQADQDAIVRAGSDGALVVEGGPGTGKTVVALHRAAYLLYADPHLAAGRGGVLFVGPHEPYLAYVADVLPSLGEEGVRTCTVRDLVAEGRGAVPERDADTARLKADARMVDAIEPAVALYEEPPTHALVLDSGWGEVVLTPDDWDEAFGSAEPGMSHNEARDQVWERILEILLDQVDDDAPLHQVRRALARDEELTRTFTRAWPLVEASVLVADLWAVPAYLRRCAPWLGPDDVQRLRRAEGSAWTDADLPLLDAARRRLGDPAASARRRRREAALAAERAYMGDVVEQLSRSVAVLRWMDGDDLRNSLVDEAVVPDADADPLEGPFAHVIVDEAQELTDAQWRMLVARCPSRSFTIVGDRAQARHGFTESWPARLGRVGLSHVRESTLRVNYRTPTEIMDAAAPVIRAAIPDASVPRSIRSGGVPVRCGAREDRDAVLEAWLRDHPDGLACVIGDDAFAGLPRVRSLTPVTAKGLEFDLVVLVDPDAFGAGVGGTVDRYVSMTRATQELVILTSAADRKHR is encoded by the coding sequence ATGACCCCCACCGTATTCGAGTTGCCCCCGGAGCAGACGGCGAAGGCGGCCCCGACCATGATCGAGGCCGATGCACGGCGGTTCGCCGCGATCGCCGACGCGCTGGACCGTCAGTCCGACGCACTCGCGGCGCGACTGGACGCCCTCCGGCGCGCGCCGGGCGGTGCGGGGCAGCACGCGCTGGAGCGCGACCTCGAGATCCATCAGCTGTCGGCGAGACTGCGGATGCTGCGCAGATTCGGACTCGACCTGTGCCTGGGGCGGATCGTGCCCGACATCGGCGAACCGCTGTACATCGGCCGGTTCGGCCTGACCGACGACGAAGGCGGGCAGCTCCTCGTCGACTGGCGAACGCCCGCGGCGGAGCCGTACTTCGCCGCGACCTACTCGAACCCGATGGGGCTGCTCAGCCGCCGCCGCTACCGCTGGAGCGGCGGGCGCGTCCGCGACTACTGGGACGAGGTCTTCACCGCCGAGGGGCTCGAGACCGACGCCGCGCTCGACGCCGAGTCCGCCTTCATCGCGAGCCTCGGGGCGAGCCGGTCGGCGCGCATGCGAGACGTGCTGAGCACCATCCAGGCCGATCAGGACGCCATCGTCCGCGCGGGCTCGGACGGCGCCCTCGTCGTCGAGGGCGGACCCGGAACCGGCAAGACGGTGGTGGCGCTCCACCGCGCCGCCTATCTTCTGTACGCCGATCCGCATCTGGCCGCAGGCCGCGGCGGAGTCCTGTTCGTGGGGCCGCACGAGCCGTACCTCGCCTATGTCGCGGACGTCCTGCCGAGTCTCGGCGAGGAGGGCGTGCGCACGTGCACCGTGCGCGACCTCGTCGCCGAGGGCCGCGGCGCGGTTCCGGAGCGGGATGCCGACACCGCTCGCCTGAAGGCGGACGCGCGCATGGTCGATGCGATCGAGCCGGCCGTCGCCCTCTACGAGGAGCCCCCCACACACGCCCTCGTGCTCGACAGCGGCTGGGGAGAGGTCGTGCTCACACCCGACGACTGGGACGAGGCGTTCGGGTCGGCCGAACCGGGCATGTCGCACAACGAAGCGCGCGACCAGGTGTGGGAACGCATCCTCGAGATCCTGCTCGACCAGGTCGACGACGACGCGCCGCTGCACCAGGTACGGCGCGCGCTCGCGCGCGACGAGGAGCTCACGCGCACCTTCACGCGCGCGTGGCCGCTCGTGGAGGCATCCGTCCTCGTCGCGGACCTGTGGGCCGTCCCGGCCTACCTGCGCCGCTGCGCCCCGTGGCTCGGCCCGGACGACGTGCAGCGGCTGCGGCGCGCCGAGGGCTCGGCGTGGACAGACGCGGATCTGCCGCTGCTGGACGCCGCGCGCCGCCGTCTGGGCGACCCCGCGGCGTCGGCCCGCCGCCGTCGCCGGGAGGCCGCGCTGGCCGCCGAGCGCGCCTACATGGGAGACGTCGTCGAGCAGCTCAGCCGGTCGGTGGCCGTGCTGCGGTGGATGGACGGCGATGATCTGCGCAACAGCCTGGTGGACGAGGCCGTCGTGCCCGATGCCGACGCCGATCCGCTCGAGGGCCCGTTCGCCCACGTGATCGTCGACGAGGCGCAGGAGCTCACCGACGCGCAATGGCGCATGCTCGTCGCACGATGCCCGTCGCGCAGCTTCACGATCGTCGGGGACCGCGCACAGGCTCGACACGGCTTCACCGAGTCCTGGCCGGCACGACTGGGACGTGTGGGGCTCTCGCACGTGCGCGAGTCGACGCTTCGGGTGAACTATCGGACACCCACCGAGATCATGGACGCCGCGGCCCCCGTCATCCGGGCGGCGATCCCCGACGCCAGCGTCCCCCGATCGATCCGCTCCGGCGGGGTGCCGGTGCGGTGCGGCGCCCGCGAGGATCGAGACGCGGTGCTCGAGGCGTGGCTGCGCGACCACCCCGACGGGCTCGCGTGCGTCATCGGGGACGACGCGTTCGCCGGACTGCCGCGCGTGCGCTCGCTCACGCCCGTGACGGCGAAGGGCCTCGAGTTCGATCTGGTCGTGCTGGTCGATCCGGACGCCTTCGGGGCGGGCGTCGGCGGCACCGTGGACAGGTACGTGTCGATGACGCGCGCGACGCAGGAGCTGGTGATCCTGACCTCCGCTGCCGACCGGAAGCACCGCTGA
- a CDS encoding multicopper oxidase domain-containing protein translates to MLLNLALQRRASMVTMPKFDLVEFLRLIQTHQCTYIYIYIAPPIAVALAKHPIVDEFDISSVRTLFSGAAPLDRRDRRRGGFATPCPRRPPPACAVPGARSRGVPDAPSRCENVAVAARRWGGRRPPGDGARAGEVIMGTRIQISRRDFLRVATVAGAGLVLVGQIRGRPFRIPVSHMTVPGGTLAPGDIPKYVTPLLIPPVMPRAGTIRMPGGKPADYYEISMRQFDQQVLPSSLPATTLWGYGAVAAEKKNGLLVHNAPSLTIEASYDRPVRVRWINDLVDTNGAALPHLLPVDPTLHWANPPGGEDDRDTRPHFEETPPAYTGPVPIVTHVHGAIGVGDESDGYTEAWYLPDATTGIPADYATEGTWYGFFRGKAEAKFNDGDYDWGTGYAVFEYPNLGRASTDWYHDHALGMTRLNVYAGPAGFYIIRGGPHGDKAVTDGRDGSVAVLPGPAPRENDKFPPNKPYREIALAIQDRSFNADGSLFYPDTRAFFDDITGPYIGDAEEDEEAFSPIWNPEFFGNTLIVNGNTWPYLDVEQRRYRFRVLNGCQSRFLILDFAQIPGVTVWAIGNEGGFLSEPVNLTDDHGNRLLMGLAERADLIVDFTAVPTGDYVLGNVGPDEPFGGGEPGADFEPSDPADTGQVMQFRVGPATGFDDTTPPEHLVLPPLAPLPIATTTRKLALIERAGEGETDIGETEGPLEALLGIVDDPSGEWHVKKWADQVTENPQVGDTEVWELYNTTGDAHPMHIHEVAFEVVSRQDVLVDEDAHTVQVAPGALPVGPEPWETGVKDTVIAYPGQVTRVKATFDQPGQFVWHCHIVEHEDNEMMRPFRIGGTQPGQPQSVD, encoded by the coding sequence ATGCTGCTCAACCTGGCGCTGCAGCGCCGCGCGAGCATGGTGACGATGCCGAAGTTCGACCTGGTCGAGTTCCTGCGGCTGATCCAGACGCACCAGTGCACCTACATCTACATCTACATCGCCCCGCCGATCGCCGTGGCCCTCGCCAAGCATCCGATCGTGGACGAATTCGACATCTCGAGCGTGCGGACCCTGTTCTCGGGCGCCGCGCCGCTGGACCGGCGAGACCGCCGACGCGGCGGCTTCGCCACGCCCTGTCCTCGACGTCCCCCGCCTGCGTGCGCCGTACCGGGTGCACGCAGCCGGGGGGTTCCGGACGCCCCTTCGCGGTGCGAGAATGTCGCCGTAGCCGCCCGTCGCTGGGGCGGGCGTCGGCCTCCGGGCGACGGTGCCCGGGCTGGGGAAGTGATCATGGGTACTCGAATCCAGATATCACGGAGAGACTTCCTGCGCGTAGCGACGGTCGCGGGCGCCGGGCTGGTCCTTGTCGGGCAGATCCGCGGGCGACCTTTCCGCATCCCGGTCTCCCATATGACCGTCCCGGGCGGCACGCTCGCTCCGGGCGACATCCCCAAGTACGTCACGCCGCTGCTCATCCCGCCCGTCATGCCGCGCGCGGGGACGATCCGGATGCCGGGAGGCAAGCCGGCGGACTACTACGAGATCTCGATGCGGCAGTTCGACCAGCAGGTCCTGCCGTCCTCGCTTCCCGCGACGACGCTGTGGGGGTACGGAGCCGTGGCGGCGGAGAAGAAGAACGGGCTCCTCGTGCACAACGCACCGTCGCTCACGATCGAGGCCTCGTACGACCGCCCCGTGCGCGTGAGGTGGATCAACGACCTCGTCGACACGAACGGCGCCGCGCTCCCCCACCTGCTGCCCGTCGACCCGACGCTCCACTGGGCCAACCCCCCGGGCGGCGAAGACGACCGCGACACGCGCCCGCACTTCGAAGAGACGCCGCCCGCGTACACCGGCCCCGTCCCCATCGTGACCCACGTGCACGGGGCAATCGGGGTCGGCGACGAGAGCGACGGCTACACCGAGGCCTGGTACCTCCCGGACGCGACGACCGGCATCCCCGCCGACTACGCGACCGAGGGCACCTGGTACGGCTTCTTCAGGGGCAAGGCCGAGGCGAAATTCAACGACGGCGACTACGACTGGGGCACCGGCTACGCCGTCTTCGAGTACCCGAACCTCGGTCGCGCGTCGACCGACTGGTACCACGACCATGCGCTCGGGATGACGCGGCTGAACGTGTACGCCGGGCCGGCGGGCTTTTACATCATCCGCGGCGGACCGCACGGCGACAAGGCCGTGACCGACGGCCGCGACGGCAGCGTGGCGGTCCTGCCCGGACCCGCGCCCCGCGAGAACGACAAGTTCCCGCCGAACAAGCCGTACCGTGAGATCGCCCTCGCGATCCAGGACCGCTCGTTCAACGCCGACGGCAGCCTCTTCTACCCCGACACGCGCGCGTTCTTCGACGACATCACGGGTCCGTACATCGGCGACGCCGAAGAGGACGAGGAGGCGTTCTCGCCGATCTGGAACCCCGAGTTCTTCGGGAACACCCTCATCGTCAACGGCAACACGTGGCCGTACCTGGACGTCGAGCAGCGGCGCTACCGGTTCCGCGTCCTCAACGGCTGCCAGTCGCGCTTCCTCATCCTCGACTTCGCTCAGATCCCCGGGGTGACGGTGTGGGCGATCGGCAACGAGGGAGGGTTCCTCTCCGAACCCGTGAACCTCACCGACGACCACGGCAACCGTCTCCTGATGGGGCTCGCCGAGCGCGCCGACCTGATCGTCGACTTCACGGCCGTCCCCACCGGCGACTACGTGCTCGGCAACGTCGGCCCGGACGAGCCGTTCGGCGGAGGAGAACCGGGCGCCGACTTCGAGCCCTCGGACCCGGCGGATACCGGTCAGGTCATGCAGTTCCGCGTCGGACCCGCCACCGGATTCGACGACACGACGCCGCCCGAGCACCTCGTGCTGCCACCGCTCGCCCCGCTCCCGATTGCGACCACCACCCGCAAGCTCGCCCTGATCGAGCGGGCGGGCGAGGGCGAAACCGACATCGGGGAGACCGAAGGGCCTCTCGAGGCGCTCCTGGGCATCGTCGACGACCCGTCGGGGGAATGGCACGTGAAGAAGTGGGCCGACCAGGTCACCGAGAACCCCCAGGTCGGCGACACCGAGGTGTGGGAGCTGTACAACACGACCGGCGACGCCCACCCGATGCACATCCACGAGGTCGCCTTCGAGGTCGTGTCGCGTCAGGACGTCCTGGTCGACGAGGATGCGCACACCGTTCAGGTCGCCCCCGGCGCTCTCCCCGTCGGGCCCGAGCCGTGGGAGACGGGCGTCAAGGACACCGTGATCGCCTACCCCGGCCAGGTGACGCGGGTGAAGGCGACCTTCGATCAGCCCGGGCAGTTCGTGTGGCACTGCCACATCGTCGAGCACGAGGACAACGAGATGATGCGCCCGTTCCGGATCGGCGGGACGCAGCCGGGGCAGCCGCAGAGCGTCGACTGA